CCTTTACGACGTTGAAGCCGACAATGAAACCCATCACATCTTTGACTGCACTCACCGGCCAGCCGGTGAAAATAGGCGTAATAACCAGGTTAGCGCCCACCATGACCACCGTCATAACAAGGACCCCCACGGTCAGCGCAAGGGCTGCTTCTTTCTTGCCCTTTCGTCCTCGGTAAATAAACCCGGATGCCAACACGAAAGACCCTGTAGCCAACGTGTGCATGATGATGCCGTATATACCGCTGCCTGCACTGACCGTAGTGCCCTGAAGCACCGCCGTGACTACGGTCAGCAGAAGGCCTGCCATAGGGCCAAAGGCAAAAGTGCCGATGAAGATGGGGATGTCTGCCGGATCGTATTCCATAAAGG
The genomic region above belongs to Aminipila butyrica and contains:
- a CDS encoding ECF transporter S component gives rise to the protein MTAQNKTVKLAKMGMLVAISVVLVYLVHFPIFPAVAFMEYDPADIPIFIGTFAFGPMAGLLLTVVTAVLQGTTVSAGSGIYGIIMHTLATGSFVLASGFIYRGRKGKKEAALALTVGVLVMTVVMVGANLVITPIFTGWPVSAVKDVMGFIVGFNVVKAGLNAVITFFLYKRISGFLHR